In one Fusarium falciforme chromosome 5, complete sequence genomic region, the following are encoded:
- a CDS encoding Mcp5-PH domain-containing protein — translation MGVWETDDEYLSGPAATSLPTPHDTPYRTPSRTSRKSRRSVTPPGKGVSPPPLLSDMASKRSSRDVTTDESISILDPRRFTPTLHANLVSEILALRRDQEEKFKQIEILETSLHAAKEERETLRQDLTETGKESRSLKRQLSLLEGGTSSALGELARERDDAVESVSDTRKRLEAAQKKIRSQEEDSQRVHELWAQEKDGWEDERRKFERRIHVAESRLKTILDEVAAYQQAQMNNAANNGTGPGHESEVEESGRENDAASVRTMSMTNSVRFSIMSGPGMAKLNGNSLADELNFDDDEDEMSDLDGRESAMSNHATSFHVRNFSRDSVLHRLHGRNQSLESIKRPGSVARGRLFKNQAVLEALEGEDGEDEEEQHPPAPKVSYTDTGIQYSPPPSPKLPPAKPATPEPPVRAKSPEVECSPRADGEIEANQRRKRVHINRPLSIEPPTPRRLMVSAAAQTMEEPLTPPKTPKSPTRPPPPPPPPVVEPPVEKKPVMITSSTQTDALPVREPSPVPPPSPPPLAIPSISVHPPTSRPNTPREPRLPQYFKDFGCQVNLSSPVSTTEAGVQTEGIQTDKRLALLPAHLQPSAISSRPSSPNPSPVNESAKNFTPVPGNVPPRNPRRLTTKRSLSDLPSSPISVADDDTLHDAYPGNNDDGPLSSQRAPVRRPHRFSSLFAGFDGGSSDEADEFGDVEMSDSEYRTALSAPRPKSISSRPGKRSSTGTTGTNGTIPTSPEQITMRQGPRVAAELHQAYRNADKDGMGRMSSSKSGRAYEKGPASMSSNRASVMRKAAMIQNGIASHQGRSRSPSLPESNNPPFPIPTRASSRKLPFSASAPSDGQRSPTRGDTFQRRGSGRVYRASSIRKVRSAAALPRNQRHRRQGSRSPPPLSPSTEAPESPSLPPLPRNDITTPRTRVRHSGQFRHQHKLSTNTDNTFNTFNTFNTSNTANTGSTDPPPFMSSSAQSTGVVDAIAQAMVGEWMFKYVRRRKSFGVPESNGKDDTGNDRHKRWVWLAPYERAILWSSKQPSSGSALMGKTGRKLTIQSVLDVKDDNAAPKGMAPVFNRSILILTPQRALKFTAVSADRHYIWLTALSFLAHSSQAVPEIISAPPPIQQTPLPEFEAPRSKMKRGGIRDSIRLAKGRTAAPRPGPPSIPSIPSIPSAPSSQMGDVTSFPIAESVGGFSSSVGGFSSNHSRDDSRDAAEPPFIPRFHERNQAMVHGRKRSNTGGHVPPPLSFRGFSGPIGGVGQHQATNSTAGNSTGTAGSSDIYQASSTGTGTGTGTWGMSQAGSGTGTWGMSQAGSGRTSEASSRPSNFFDAIGTVRMEAFISPLAFSQFSDYPDENDEFRHSLRRRSKEQRRRQSRSRHRDSYHSRGNRAGFDDYYHGSRTAGEEDYFRDDPFKGF, via the exons ATGGGTGTGTGGGAGACCGACGACGAGTATCTCAGCGGCCCGGCTGCCACCTCTCTGCCGACGCCTCATGATACACCATACCGCACACCTTCACGAACATCAAGGAAATCCCGGCGTTCAGTCACACCACCTGGAAAGGGAGTCTCACCTCCGCCTCTGCTAAGCGACATGGCATCCAAACGCTCATCTCGGGACGTCACCACAGACGAGAGCATCAGTATCCTTGACCCTCGACGATTCACTCCCACATTGCATGCCAATCTGGTGTCTGAGATATTGGCCCTTCGAAGAGACCAGGAGGAGAAGTTCAAACAGATCGAGATTCTAGAGACATCTCTTCATGCTGCAAAAGAGGAAAGGGAGACGCTGAGACAAGATCTTACCGAGACAGGAAAGGAAAGCCGGTCCCTGAAGCGCCAACTATCGCTCCTTGAGGGCGGAACATCATCTGCTTTGGGCGAACTGGCTCGAGAAAGAGATGACGCAGTTGAATCAGTATCCGATACTAGGAAACGACTTGAGGCCGCACAAAAGAAGATCCGAAGTCAAGAGGAGGACTCGCAAAGGGTCCATGAACTCTGGGCACAGGAGAAGGACGGCTGGGAAGATGAGAGACGGAAATTCGAACGCCGAATCCACGTTGCCGAAAGCCGCCTCAAGACCAttcttgatgaggttgcTGCATATCAACAGGCTCAGATGAACAATGCGGCCAACAACGGAACCGGCCCAGGCCATGAGAGCGAAGTTGAGGAAAGCGGTCGAGAAAATGATGCTGCAAGTGTGAGGACTATGAGCATGACCAACAGCGTCCGGTTCTCTATCATGAGTGGCCCTGGCATGGCGAAGCTGAACGGCAACTCGCTTGCTGATGAGCTCAAttttgacgacgacgaagatgagatgagcGATCTGGATGGCCGTGAGAGTGCCATGTCGAATCACGCAACGTCTTTCCATGTACGCAACTTCAGCCGCGACAGCGTCCTGCACCGCCTACACGGTCGCAACCAGAGCTTGGAGAGCATCAAACGACCGGGAAGCGTAGCACGTGGCAGACTCTTCAAGAACCAGGCAGTGCTTGAGGCTCTGGAGGGCGAAGatggtgaggatgaggaggaacagCACCCTCCTGCTCCAAAGGTGTCGTATACCGACACGGGCATCCAGTACTCGCCGCCTCCGTCACCCAAGCTCCCTCCCGCGAAGCCCGCTACTCCAGAGCCTCCCGTTCGCGCCAAGTCACCAGAAGTTGAGTGTTCGCCACGGGCAGATGGTGAGATCGAGGCAAACCAACGCCGAAAGCGAGTTCACATCAACCGTCCGCTCAGCATTGAACCACCCACACCTAGACGTCTCATGGTCTCTGCCGCTGCCCAGACAATGGAAGAGCCCTTGACACCTCCCAAGACGCCAAAGTCACCTACTcgcccccctcctccaccaccacccccaGTAGTGGAACCGCCggtcgagaagaagcctgtGATGATTACATCGTCGACACAGACTGACGCACTGCCTGTCCGCGAGCCCTCACCTGTcccccctccatctcctccaccgCTGGCAATCCCTAGCATCAGTGTTCACCCTCCCACCAGTCGTCCCAACACACCTCGTGAACCACGACTGCCGCAATACTTCAAGGACTTTGGCTGCCAAGTCAATCTGTCTTCCCCAGTGTCGACGACTGAAGCCGGAGTTCAGACAGAAGGCATCCAAACTGACAAGCGGCTGGCCCTCCTTCCagcccatctccaaccttCTGCCATCTCCTCAAGACCTTCATCCCCGAACCCAAGCCCTGTCAACGAATCTGCCAAGAACTTTACACCTGTTCCGGGCAACGTTCCACCACGAAACCCTCGCCGGCTGACAACCAAGCGCAGCCTGAGCGACCTGCCCTCGTCTCCAATCTCGGTTGCCGACGATGACACCCTCCACGACGCTTATCCCGGAAACAATGACGATGGTCCTTTGTCGAGCCAGCGGGCGCCTGTGCGGAGGCCTCATCGCTTCAGCAGCCTGTTTGCTGGCTTCGATGGTGGAAGCTCTGATGAGGCAGATGAGTTTGGAGATGTTGAGATGAGCGATTCTGAGTATCGGACAGCCTTATCTGCACCCCGACCAAAGTCCATCTCGAGCCGCCCTGGCAAACGCAGCTCAACGGGCACGACTGGGACCAATGGTACAATCCCAACATCTCCGGAGCAAATCACGATGCGCCAGGGACCACGTGTGGCAGCAGAGCTTCATCAGGCTTACCGTAACGCTGATAAGGATGGCATGGGTCGAATGTCTTCGAGCAAGTCTGGCAGAGCATACGAGAAGGGACCTGCCAGCATGTCATCTAACCGGGCCAGTGTGATGAGAAAGGCGGCCATGATCCAGAATGGTATCGCAAGTCATCAAGGCCGCTCAAGGAGCCCAAGCCTGCCCGAATCCAATAACCCACCGTTCCCGATCCCCACCCGAGCTAGCTCGCGGAAGCTTCCATTCAGTGCAAGCGCCCCAAGTGACGGACAGAGAAGCCCAACCAGAGGAGACACCTTCCAGCGCCGAGGCTCCGGTCGTGTGTACCGCGCGAGCAGCATCAGAAAGGTTCGCTCCGCTGCTGCTTTGCCACGCAACCAGAGACACCGTCGACAAGGAAGTCGCTCTCCCCCTCCGTTGTCTCCCTCTACGGAGGCACCTGAGAGCCCCAGCCTCCCCCCCCTGCCACGGAACGATATCACAACTCCCCGTACTCGAGTCCGACATAGTGGACAGTTTAGGCATCAACACAAGCTTTCAACTAACACGGACAACACTTTCAACACGTTTAATACGTTCAACACGTCTAATACTGCCAACACTGGTAGTACCGACCCGCCACCATTCATGTCCAGCAGTGCCCAGAGCACTGGTGTAGTGGATGCCATTGCACAGGCCATGGTTGGTGAGTGGATGTTCAAGTACGTCCGCAGAAGAAAGTCGTTTGGCGTGCCAGAAAGCAACGGCAAAGACGACACTGGCAACGACCGGCACAAGAGATGGGTCTGGCTCGCACCATATGAAAGGGCCATCCTCTGGAGCAGTAAGCAGCCGTCCTCGGGCAGTGCCTTGATGGGCAAGACTGGCCGAAAAC TGACGATCCAATCTGTGCTGGATGTCAAGGACGACAACGCCGCGCCCAAGGGCATGGCTCCTGTCTTTAACCGATCAATCCTCATTCTCACGCCACAGAGAGCCTTGAAGTTTACAGCAGTATCTGCCGATCGACATTATATCTGGTTGACGGCCCTGTCGTTCCTAGCACATTCATCCCAAGCAGTGCCCGAGATCATTTCAGCCCCGCCGCCAATCCAACAAACACCGCTGCCCGAGTTTGAAGCGCCCCGATCCAAGATGAAGCGCGGGGGTATTAGAGACTCGATCCGTCTCGCCAAGGGTCGCACGGCGGCTCCTAGGCCTGGACCGCCGAGCATCCCTAGCATCCCGAGCATCCCGAGCGCGCCGTCTTCACAGATGGGCGATGTGACGAGCTTCCCAATCGCAGAATCCGTGGGTGGCTTCTCAAGCTCGGTCGGCGGCTTCTCGAGCAACCACTCGCGCGATGATTCGAGAGATGCGGCAGAGCCTCCCTTTATTCCCCGCTTCCATGAGCGGAACCAAGCTATGGTTCATGGACGTAAGCGAAGCAACACCGGTGGTCACGTACCGCCGCCGCTCTCCTTCCGGGGCTTCTCTGGGCCCATTGGCGGTGTTGGTCAGCATCAGGCAACCAACAGCACAGCCGGCAACAGCACTGGAACTGCAGGCTCTTCAGACATTTACCAGGCATCTagcactggcactggcaccgGAACCGGAACTTGGGGCATGAGCCAAGCGGGGTCCGGAACCGGAACCTGGGGCATGAGCCAAGCCGGGTCGGGGCGCACCTCGGAGGCATCATCTCGGCCCAGCAACTTCTTCGATGCTATTGGAACCGTACGGATGGAGGCTTTCATCAGCCCTCTAGCATTCTCGCAATTCAGCGATTATCCGGATGAGAATGACGAGTTTCGCCACTCTCTCCGGAGGCGTAGCAAGGAACAAAGGCGGCGACAAAGCCGGAGCCGACATAGGGACAGCTATCACTCTCGTGGCAACCGTGCAGGATTTGACGACTATTATCATGGAAGCAGAACcgccggcgaggaggacTACTTCCGTGACGATCCTTTCAAGGGATTCTAA